Within Spinacia oleracea cultivar Varoflay chromosome 4, BTI_SOV_V1, whole genome shotgun sequence, the genomic segment ATTCATTACGGGCCTTATCGGTTTCCTCTCTCTGGGTATCCTCCATCTGGTCTAATAAATCATCCACGCCGATTCCAACACACATGGTTTAAGAAATTTAATTGGCTAGAGTACTCCCCTACAAGTGATGCTGCTTATTGTTTCCCGTGCTTCCTTTATCTAAAGGACCCATTGGGAAAATCAGGTTCAGATGCTTTTACAGTACAGGGATTTaaaaactggaagaaggttggGGGTAAAGAATGTTCTTTTTCAACTCACATGGGGAAAGATACTAATTCAGCTTATGGATATTCATCTTTATGTTGGGAAAATGCGAAGAAAACTGGTACTCATATTGACAAGGCATTAGAAAAGCCAAATCCACAATTGATTGAGAATAATCTTTTAAGAATTAAAACTTCAATTGAAATAGTTCGGTGGCTTACATTTCAAAATTGTGCATTTAGAGGACATGATGAAAGTTCAAAGTCAAAAAATCAGGGGAACTTTTTAGAGATGTTAAAACTCTTAGCATATTATAATAAGGATGTACATGATGTTGTTATGGGTAATGCTCCTCAAAATGCTAAATATACATCTCCTGCTATTCAAAAAGAGATTTTACAAGTCTTCGCTGATAAGGTGCAAAAAACCATTCGTGAGGAGATTGGTGATTCAAAGTTTTGTATAATTGTTGATGAATCTCGAGACATATCTAAAAGAGAACAAATGGCAATTGTAATAAGATTTGTCGATAGAAATGGGTTCTTACTCGAGCGTTTTTTTGAGCTAGTACATGTTAAAGATACAACCTCCAAGACTTTGAAGGAAGAAATTTCTATAGTATTATCAAATCACGAGTTGAGCATTCAAAATCTTAGAGGTCAAGGTTATGATGGTGCTAGTAATATGCGAGGAGAATTGAATGGTTTACAAGCTTTATTCATGAGAGATTGTCCTTATGCGTATTATGTACACTGTCTAGCACATCAATTACAATTGGCTCTTATTGCTGCAGCAAGAGAAGTAGGTGAGGTCCATGATTTTTtcaaagatttgatttttattgttAACACTGTAAGCTCTTCTACTAAGCGTCATTAAGAATTGCAAGCTAGCCAAATAGCAGAATTGGAGCATTTAATTGAGATCGAGGAGGTTGAAACAGGGAAAGGATTGAATCAAATTGGTACTCTCCAACGTCCTGGGGATACTAGGTGGAGCTCTCATTTCAAGTCAATTTGTAGTTTGTTAAGAATGTTCGACGCAACTCGCTCAGTCCTTGAGAAAATAGCCATTGATAGCCAACAATCATATGCTCAAGGCGGAGATGCTAAATCTGCTCTTAAAAAGTTGTTGTCATTtgattttgtgtttattttacaATTGATGGAAGATATTATGGGCTTTACTGATGGACTTTGTCGGGCTTTGCAACATAAATCACAAGACATTTTAAACGCTATGCATTTAGTTGTTGGTACAAAGTCCTTGATTCAAAAGCTTAGAGATGATGGTTGGGAATTGCTATTACAAAAAGTTCATTCTTTTTGCAACAAGCATGGTACTGAAATCATAGATATGCAGGTTTCTTATGCTGAAATAATTCGATCACGTCGCAACAAAGACACTATAACAGTGGAGCATCATTATCGGGTCAACGTGTTTTCTGCAACCATAGATCAACAGTTGCAAGAGCTAAATAGTCGTTTCAGTGAGCAAACAACGGAGTTACTTACTTTAAGTGCATCTTTGAGTCCTATTGATGGATACAAGCACTTTGATGTGGAAAATATTTGTCGCCTTGCAGAGAAATACTATCCGCAGGACTTTTTAGAAAATGAGATATCACATTTGAAGTATCAACTTGAACTCTTTTATTGTGATGTTCCTAAGCATCCGGATATGAAGAACTTGAGTACCATAACTGCTTTGTGTAGAAGTTTGGTGGAGAATAGGAAATCAGATGTCTATCCTTTAGTAGATAGATtgattcgacttattttgacccTTCCTGTTAGCACAGCAACTTCAGAGAGAGCTTTCTCGGCAATGAAAATTGTGAAGACTAGTCTTCGAAACAAGATGGAAGATGATTTTCTTTCGGATTACTTGCTAGTGTATATAGAGAAAGAGATTGCTGGAAAGTTTGAAATTAAGTCAATCATAGATGACTTTTATTGTATGAAACCTAGGAGAACTAGAGTTAAATGATTGTGATAAATTATTttgaatttaataattttattagaCATATTTATTTAATGTTGATCTTTATTACTACTTGAAAACTACGTATGCATAAATTAATGATTTGTCATAGGTACTCTTTTCTAAGTAGTtcgccccccccccccaagaaAATTTTCTGGTTACGCCCCTGCTCGCATGAGCAAATGATTTCGCACAAAATGTTATAATCTTATTATGCCTGATCCATAACCGATTAATGATCCGATTTTTTAGTCTTAATCATGCCCTGATCAAGTGTCTTTGATTGTACTGGTTCACTACAAAattttgtatctttaatgacaacctaataacgtcgggttaaaaatcccgccgcgaaaggcttttgcgacggagctaacaaccaaacaaagacgggaacaactgtCGTAAATGTCTATTCCGACGGGTTAATAAAGGGATTTTTCATTAATGACGGCCCCTTTTATGaagggttcgcgacaggaaatcccgtcgttaatcaacgattattggcctttagcgacgggatttcccgtcgctaatggtacaatttcttgtagtggtacTAGCTTGTGTGCCAACACGACTCACTGTCATATTTAATAAGTCTTATATGCACACGATATGCATGTCAGATATATAAAAACTAAAATGTAGATAACGAAATCATGCATATGCAATCTTTTTATTGAagaagtagaaattgaagttgaAGTTTCATAGCCAAGTCTGACTTTTtcgttactttttttttttttttttttgcatagtTTTAGGTGAAGGTGTTGGAGTATGGTTAACAAATACTCtatccgtttcgaaataattGGGATAGTTTACCTTTTTATACTTGCCTATATAAATGTTTTGACATTAATATATCTAACTTTGTattcgtaaaaattataaaaagttgatattccgaaagtacatatcgagacgaatcaaacaagatcccCATGACTATATGTTTCCTTACCCATAAATCACATATGATAGTCAAATCGAAATttgtaaatagtgtcaaaagtcaaagtgtccatattatttcgaaacgaatatagtattttttaaaaagtaagTAGAATGAAAAATATGGATGTTTTGTTTTTAGATTTTAGTAGTGGAAAGAGATTCAGAGAGGAGTAATAAGCAGATattagggggcgtttggttgggggtcttcaggaaagggaaagggaatcaACACCtctcattccctttacccctcTCATTCCCCAATTTCCCTCTACCATGATTCCCCATCCCCCCTAGGGTATCAACCTTACCCCCAAAATCCTCTTCAATTCATCTCTCTTGACCAATATTGACCAACTCCACCACCCAACTCTAATACCACAACCATCACTctcacaaccaccaccaccacccctaAACCAACCACCACCGCCCgaaacaaccaccaccacccgtAATAACCCCgaaacaaccaccaccacccgtAATAACCCCgaaacaaccaccaccacccacaACACCTCGAaatcaaccaccaccacctgcaATCATAGTTGAGGAATAGCAGAACAACGACAAGAGGAGGGAGAAGGAGAGGAGGGAGAGCGAAGGGAGGTGGCGGCGGGAGGAGGGAGAAGgtgaggaaggagagagaaaaaagtaACGGCCGCATGAGGAGGGAGAAGGATACGGCGGCGACGGCGAAGGGAGGAGAGGCAGTTCCGGCGGCAGGAGGATAAGCAGTTCCGGCGGTGGGGGGAGGAGGGAGGAGAGGAAGGAGGgagaagggaagggaagggaatGAAAATATCACCAAACAACCTACCAAATCAAAGGGATTTTcattcctttctctctctttccctttgttgattccattccctttaccctgttcgaaccaaacacccccttagATCCTTGCCAAAAATAAAAAGGGGTAAACTAAACTGAAACGGGTGAAAAAAGAAACGACTAAATTGGGACGGATGAAGTACTTATCATCATGAATTATTTAATTGACACTGTTGAATTTCTTCATGTATTGTTTAATTGATAGTTAAAGTATattcactttttttttattattattaatcaacATGGTATTCAATTATATATAACAAAAAGCTACAAAGTACTAAAGTTGAATGGATTCAAGAATACTTACCAGTTACTTCACTTATTGTCTTATTATTGActtattgattattattattttgactAATCACCTCAAATAGTTTTCCGTATTTTGTGATTGCCTCACAAACGACCGTTAATAAAGACTAATTTGACTTTTATTGTTTTCATATATTTGACTAAGAGCATCTCCAGTGGTTGTAATTAGGGACTAACTTCAAATTTATAAGAGTTTCAAGCTATTAGCTAGACGCCTAGATCATTGGAGTGAAGATAATAAATAAGATTGGCCAAGAaaaattagcttaaacaagctaattgCTTAACAATAATttgtcaaataattaattgacaagtggaaAAACTGAgaccaatttaaataataaGTTATTTGCTAGCCAGTGGAGCATAAACTAGCTAGacaatgaattaatttgaaaTCTTATGTGTCATAACATGCTAATTGTTAAATTAGCTTACCATTAGAGATGCTCTAATCACCTGAAATTaggttttcattttttttttagttgcaAGCTGTcaataaagaattgtttgactTTTTTTGTGAGCAAAATTTTATTAGTCGTGTTTTCCTGTTATTCCTTATTGGAAGCTCATTTAGTGTCCCTGTCAGTTTAcaatttttggttttttgtttttgaaagtCAAATGATTTATATTAAATCATGAACTAATTAAAATacagtcatgtttataattaatcatgttgattttaaaaactaacaaaaaaaaaaagaaatacaaACTACCTTTTGTAATTTTCATatcttgaattttaattttgtaataaaacataataatgGAAACAAAAAACAATATTGAACGGGGTGGTCATTGAGATTGACTTATAACCTCAAATTAGTTTCCGATGTCCTGTTATTTGACTTTATAACTTTAAATTAGTTTTTCGTACATTGAGGTTTCATAAAATAGCGATCAATAAAGACTAACATAATCTgatttcactacaagaatttgtatctttaacgacaacctaattacgacgggtcaaaaattccgttgcaaaagccttttgcaacggggctaa encodes:
- the LOC110793205 gene encoding uncharacterized protein, whose protein sequence is MKRKTIDSYFTKAKPPFEFDIGNSDPSETTEPNINVNPQISTQIPDEEPTNSSTMQSMINVGNKTLMRDPALRKPIDSYPSKEQEDIVNAYIHYGPYRFPLSGYPPSGLINHPRRFQHTWFKKFNWLEYSPTSDAAYCFPCFLYLKDPLGKSGSDAFTVQGFKNWKKVGGKECSFSTHMGKDTNSAYGYSSLCWENAKKTGTHIDKALEKPNPQLIENNLLRIKTSIEIVRWLTFQNCAFRGHDESSKSKNQGNFLEMLKLLAYYNKDVHDVVMGNAPQNAKYTSPAIQKEILQVFADKVQKTIREEIGDSKFCIIVDESRDISKREQMAIVIRFVDRNGFLLERFFELVHVKDTTSKTLKEEISIVLSNHELSIQNLRGQGYDGASNMRGELNGLQALFMRDCPYAYYVHCLAHQLQLALIAAAREVGEVHDFFKDLIFIVNTVSSSTKRQLEHLIEIEEVETGKGLNQIGTLQRPGDTRWSSHFKSICSLLRMFDATRSVLEKIAIDSQQSYAQGGDAKSALKKLLSFDFVFILQLMEDIMGFTDGLCRALQHKSQDILNAMHLVVGTKSLIQKLRDDGWELLLQKVHSFCNKHGTEIIDMQVSYAEIIRSRRNKDTITVEHHYRVNVFSATIDQQLQELNSRFSEQTTELLTLSASLSPIDGYKHFDVENICRLAEKYYPQDFLENEISHLKYQLELFYCDVPKHPDMKNLSTITALCRSLVENRKSDVYPLVDRLIRLILTLPVSTATSERAFSAMKIVKTSLRNKMEDDFLSDYLLVYIEKEIAGKFEIKSIIDDFYCMKPRRTRVK